In Melospiza melodia melodia isolate bMelMel2 unplaced genomic scaffold, bMelMel2.pri scaffold_18, whole genome shotgun sequence, the following are encoded in one genomic region:
- the LOC134433361 gene encoding olfactory receptor 14J1-like, producing LHYGTLLGSRACAHMAAAAWASGFLFSLLHTANTFSLPLCHGNALGQFFCEVPQILKLSCSKSCHRELGLLTVSVCLAFGCFVFIVFSYVQIFRAVLRIPSEQGWHKAFSTCLPHLAVVSLFLSTAAFAHLKPPSISSPSLDLSVSVLYSVVSPTASMRSRSLGGFEGTKWSPS from the exons ctgcactacgggaccctcctgggcagcagagcttgtgcccacatggcagcagctgcctgggccagtggttttctcttttcactgctgcacacagccaatacattttcattgcccctgtgccatggcaatgccctgggccagttcttctgtgaagttccccagatcctcaaactctcctgctccaaatcctgccacagggaacttgggcttcttactgtcagtgtctgtttagcatttggctgttttgtgttcattgttttctcctatgtgcagatcttcagggccgtgctgaggatcccctctgagcagggatggcacaaagccttttccacctgcctccctcacctggctgtggtctccctgtttctcagcactgcagcatttgcccacctgaagcccccctccatctcttccccatccctggatctgtcagtgtcagttctgtactcggtggtgtctcca ACTGCATCAATGAGGAGCcggtctcttggtggctttgaaGGAACTAAATGGTctcccagctga